The Hordeum vulgare subsp. vulgare chromosome 7H, MorexV3_pseudomolecules_assembly, whole genome shotgun sequence DNA window AAATGATTAGATTTCCACGCACGGTGGGTACTCATGGGACCGTATTTTGGTTAGCGAAACTAGTGCATGTTCTTGGTTAGTTTACTCCAAGAGTCGTTGAATCAAACCGATGGAACATGCAACGCAAGCAATCACACCGTATATGTTTGACTAGTGGCTGGACACGACGCAGGAAAGCTGATGGGGCAATTGTCTGCATCTGTACAATGCTTGAGTAGTTAGACaaaaacagtagcagtagtagtacatGCAATCTGACACCCTGGCTGATTGATAGGCAAACATTCAAGTTAGTTCCAGTACACTATCCACACAAAAGAACACTGCAAAGATTTTAGTGACCCCACCCACCAATGCAATCAGTACACTTTAGTTTGTATAGCATGCATTGTATCTGCAGCAATCAATCACAAAAGATGAACAAGCAATGCATTGATCAACTCCTATTAGTAGCCGAGGCATTGATTCAGCTGAATCATACTCCTCCCCTGTTAGTTCAATCAGCTGAGTGACCAGTAAGACTAGAGAGTGAGCTGACGATGTTGATCCCTGAGGTGTTGGTGTGCCCGATCAGCCTGGACCTCATGTCGGACCCCGTCACCCTCCTCCCCACCGGCCAGACCTACGACCGCCCCAGCATCCGCCGCTGGCTCGCCGCCGGCCACCGCACGTGCCCGGTCACCATGCGCCCGCTGCCGCACCACACATCGGGCGGCTCGGATCAGAGCGCCTTGTTGGCGCCCAACCGCACGCTCAAGCACCTCATCGACCGCTGGCTCCTCCTCGCCGACCTCGCGCTGCCCACGCTCAGGGACAACCTCCTggacgtcgccgccgccgccgcccctgagtCCGCTCCAACGGTGGCGGCCGTGGAGACGCTGAGGATAATCAGGTCGCTCTCCCCTCCTGGCTTCTGCGCCCTGCTCCTACGCCTCGTCACGCTTCGACGCAGCGACGATGTGCTGGCGGAGCTGGCACTCGGCTGCCTCCTCGCGTCGCCGTCGGCGCGGGAGCTCGCCGACGCGCTGCACGAGGAGAAGAAGTTgccctcctccttcgccttccTCCTGAGACAGGGGAGCCCCAAGGTCAAGACAGCCCTGTGCCGCCTCATCCACACGGTCGGAGCCGTTGCCGTCGACGCCGTCGTGGCCTTGGGCCGCTCAGAGCCGGTCATGGTAGCACTGGCCGCTCTGGTGCGCGACGACACCGACGGCGCCGCGTCAGAAGCCGCTCTGAGGGCGATGTGGAGCCTCAGCTCGTCGGACCAGGCCAGTCGGGAGGCCGCGGTGGCGGCGGGCGCCGTCGACGCCCTCCTCTCGTACATCAGCTCCGGCGGCTCGAGAAGGAGGTCACCTTCATGCGCGCCGTGGGCCCTGGCTCTGGAGACGCTGGAGCTCGTGCTCGTCAGCGTGGACGCCGGCAGGCAGGCTATGTACGCCCGCCCCGGTGCGACGGCCGTCTTGGTGAAGATGGTCTTCATGGTGCCCTCCCGTCAGGAccgggtgggcggcggcggcagcggcagcgaGCACGCCATGGCGTCGCTGCTGGTGGCATGCCGCGAGTCTGCGGAGGCGCGGGTGGACGCCATCAATGCCGGCCTGCTCACGCGGCTGCTTCTGTTGCTGCAGAGCCAGTGCAGCCCCAGGGCCAAGGCCAACGCCATGGCACTGCTCAAGCTGCTCAGGGCCATCTGGGCTCGCCATTGATTAGCTCATCCCATCAATCTTAGAACCTTATGTAAATACAGTATCAAAGATTGGAGATAATTAGCACAGTAACAATTATTAACGAGCTCATGGTcatcttatttgaattttttaTAGTCGCACGCTGCCATTTCCGTGTAACAAATTCCGGAATTCTCTCATGTGGCAAGGAGCTAGTGAGTCGTATCAACATATTACCGAAAAAGACTTATGTAATAAAGCTAAGAATACAAGATGCTGCGTAAATCCTCTTACTAAACAGATCGACAAAACCAAGCTAGACTAATAGTAGAATTTGATGCCTATGACATTGATGCTTATGAAGTTATTATAAAAATGATAGTAGTTCCATTCAGTCCAAAAAGAATCTTTTCTATTATTATTTTAATTGCTTACCACATGTATCACATGGTAAAAGAATAAACTTTGACGCTTTGGAAATGAGCACGGTTTCAAGGCAAAAGAATTATTGTCATTTTTAATTCAATATGTCTATGAATACAAAAATACAAAAGGCTTCCAACCATGCGCTTCCTTTGAAATGCAATCGGTATCTATTATAAGAAAAACAATCATTGTACGTCTCCTCCCAAAAAAGATAAGGACTCCTCTACCTCCCGTAGGTGTTGCCGCTCGTTTGTCTCGTCTCGAGTGGTCTTAGGGTCATGGAACGCCGTGGATCCTAACCTCTTCCGGCAGGAGAGCTCCGtttttaaattattattttttaagTTGTGTTAGGGTTTGCGTCTTGTTTAGGAATACGATACGGCATAGGTTTCCTGGAGATGGAATAAGGTTTTCCCCACCTAGCCCTGTTTCAGTGATGCGTCTTGCATCATCGGCGAACGTGTGAAGGTGTGTCTTCGTTGGATTTGCTCGGGTTTGTTCGTCGTTCGTATTCGCTTGTGTGTTTTCATGTTGAATTCTTTCAATCTATGCTACTCTTCATGAGCGGTGGTTGCTATTCTAGTCTGTAAGGTCTTAGCATGACGACTTTCTGGCAGTCTACAACAAAAAGTTTTTGGTCGGGTCAGGCGAGGAAAAGGCGATGATGGCGATGCGTCTTCGGCTTATTTTAGTGTTTGTAGTCACCGTTAGATGGTTTACGAATATGGATgcaatttttattatttctaatgtTCATTGTACTGTCATGATTCACCAGGAATAGATCAAAAGTTATCTTGAAAAGATAAATCACTATACATTGCCCAAATGTAGATGCACTAGAATTTATGCATGACATACTAACATATACATAAATGAATAAATTGTACTTAAATACTCCATTCGTTTAAAATTACTTGTCATTTTATCTAGAAAGAATTACACACAGAGGAAGTTTTTTTTTTGCCACATGTATCTTCTATTATACATGTGTGTTTGACTTAGTAGCTGGCGGAGCAGAAATCCGCAATTATACATGTCTCGGCAAATGCAATCATCCGAAACTCAAGGACTATGTATTTGGGGTGTGCTACGTGTTGGCTGACTGATGCACGGATCAGATCAGCCACTGCGAGAGCCGTCAGATACTAGACGATATACGTCTAATCGACCACTCCAGTCATTTGCAGCATGGCTCCCGTTACATTCATGGTTTGTAACATAAGCCATATTGCGCTCAACCGCGTCGAGTGACATGTTGTATGAGTCGTGCTCCAGCTATTTGCAATATGGCTGATGTTGCGTTCGTGGTTTGCAACATGAGTTATTTTGCAATCCGTTCAAAGCATATTCTACATTTACAACATGAACTATGTTGTGACTGCTATGTTGACCGGTCTACAAGCATGTGTTGCTCTCACATATCTTGCAGCAACACCCA harbors:
- the LOC123412525 gene encoding U-box domain-containing protein 26-like; the protein is MLIPEVLVCPISLDLMSDPVTLLPTGQTYDRPSIRRWLAAGHRTCPVTMRPLPHHTSGGSDQSALLAPNRTLKHLIDRWLLLADLALPTLRDNLLDVAAAAAPESAPTVAAVETLRIIRSLSPPGFCALLLRLVTLRRSDDVLAELALGCLLASPSARELADALHEEKKLPSSFAFLLRQGSPKVKTALCRLIHTVGAVAVDAVVALGRSEPVMVALAALVRDDTDGAASEAALRAMWSLSSSDQASREAAVAAGAVDALLSYISSGGSRRRSPSCAPWALALETLELVLVSVDAGRQAMYARPGATAVLVKMVFMVPSRQDRVGGGGSGSEHAMASLLVACRESAEARVDAINAGLLTRLLLLLQSQCSPRAKANAMALLKLLRAIWARH